From a single Nymphaea colorata isolate Beijing-Zhang1983 chromosome 4, ASM883128v2, whole genome shotgun sequence genomic region:
- the LOC116252863 gene encoding probable xyloglucan glycosyltransferase 9, with amino-acid sequence MGFELKDWLSRESYRGTPVVVKMENPNWSMLELESPGDPLLDKGRGKNAKQLTWVLLLKAHRAAGCLTSIASATWGLGSTIRRRISAASSPDDTVSASGKKRRNRFYSCIKASLFLALLMLVFEVAAYLKGWHFGASHLHFPSSFGLQSLLHSVYSSWVLFRVEYIAPLLQLLADVCIILFLIQSLDRLILCLGCFWIRFKKIKPVPKVEIGLNTDLEGGNNADFPMVLVQIPMCNEKEVYQQSIAAVCNVDWPKERILVQILDDSDDPTTQLLIREEVEKWKQNGANIVYRHRVLREGYKAGNLKSAMSCSYVEDYEFVAIFDADFQPFPDFLKRTIPHFKDNLDVGLVQARWSFVNKDENLLTRLQNVNLAFHFEVEQQVNGIFLNFFGFNGTAGVWRRKALEESGGWLERTTVEDMDIAVRAHLQGWKFIYLNDVECQCELPESYEAYRKQQHRWHSGPMQLFRLCLPDIIRSKIGVWKKANLIFLFFLLRKLILPFYSFTLFCIILPMTMFVPEAELPAWVVCYIPATMSILNILPAPKSFPFLVPYLLFENTMSVTKFNAMISGLFQLGSAYEWVVTKKLGRSSEGDLVGLLEKEPKHKRGFSEPNLDSLIRDQATKKPKKKRNMIYRKELALALLLLTAAARSLLSAQGIHFYFLLFQGVSFLVVGLDLIGEQVD; translated from the exons ATGGGGTTCGAGCTTAAGGACTGGTTGTCGAGGGAGAGCTACAGAGGGACGCCGGTGGTGGTGAAGATGGAGAACCCCAACTGGTCGATGCTCGAGCTGGAGAGTCCAGGGGACCCTCTTCTGGACAAGGGCAGGGGCAAGAACGCGAAGCAGCTCACTTGGGTTCTCCTCCTCAAGGCCCACCGTGCCGCTGGCTGCCTCACCTCCATCGCCTCTGCAACTTGGGGCCTCGGCTCCACCATCCGACGACGAATCTCTGCCGCCTCCTCGCCGGACGACACTGTCTCCGCCTCtgggaagaagaggagaaacagGTTCTACTCCTGCATCAAGGCGTCCCTTTTCCTGGCCCTCCTGATGCTCGTATTCGAGGTTGCAGCTTACCTCAAAGGGTGGCATTTCGGTGCCTCTCATCTCCACTTTCCCTCTTCCTTTGGATTGCAGAGCCTCCTCCATTCTGTCTATTCCTCGTGGGTGTTATTCAGAGTGGAGTACATTGCCCCCCTCCTTCAGCTTCTCGCGGACGTCTGCATCATATTGTTCCTAATTCAATCATTGGATCGGTTAATCCTCTGTCTAGGTTGTTTCTGGATCAGATTCAAGAAGATCAAGCCCGTTCCCAAGGTGGAAATTGGGCTGAATACCGATCTTGAAGGTGGAAACAACGCGGATTTTCCGATGGTTCTCGTTCAGATTCCCATGTGCAATGAGAAAGAG gTTTATCAGCAGTCAATAGCTGCTGTTTGTAATGTGGATTGGCCGAAAGAGCGGATCCTTGTCCAAATTCTGGATGACTCAGATGACCCTACAACTCAGTTGCTTATTAGAGAGGAGGTAGAGAAATGGAAACAGAATGGTGCCAACATTGTCTACAGGCACCGTGTTCTCAGAGAAGGATACAAGGCTGGAAATCTTAAATCTGCCATGAGTTGTAGCTATGTGGAGGATTACGAATTCGTTGCCATATTTGATGCTGATTTCCAACCATTTCcagattttttgaaaagaacaaTTCCCCATTTCAAG GACAACTTGGACGTCGGTTTGGTTCAAGCAAGGTGGTCATTTGTGAACAAGGATGAGAATCTGCTAACCAGATTACAGAACGTTAACCTTGCATTCCATTTTGAAGTTGAGCAGCAGGTGAATGGTATATTCTTGAATTTCTTTGGATTCAATGGCACTGCTGGTGTTTGGAGAAGGAAGGCTTTGGAAGAATCTGGTGGATGGCTCGAGAGAACAACTGTAGAAGACATGGATATTGCAGTCCGTGCTCACCTCCAGGGATGGAAATTCATCTACCTCAATGATGTAGAG TGCCAATGCGAACTTCCAGAATCATACGAAGCATATAGGAAACAACAACACCGTTGGCATTCTGGCCCAATGCAGCTATTCCGGCTTTGCCTACCTGATATAATTCGTTCCAAG ATTGGAGTTTGGAAGAAAGCCAACCTCATCTTCCTATTTTTTCTATTGAGAAAACTCATACTTCCCTTCTATTCCTTCACTCTTTTCTGTATCATTCTTCCAATGACAATGTTTGTTCCTGAAGCTGAGCTGCCAGCCTGGGTTGTATGCTATATACCTGCCACCATGTCCATCCTCAACATACTCCCGGCACCAAagtcctttccttttcttgtccCTTACCTTCTATTTGAGAACACCATGTCCGTAACCAAGTTCAATGCCATGATTTCAGGCCTCTTCCAGTTGGGAAGTGCCTATGAGTGGGTTGTTACCAAGAAACTAGGCAGATCGTCTGAGGGAGATCTCGTTGGTTTGTTGGAAAAGGAACCAAAGCATAAACGTGGTTTTTCAGAGCCAAATCTTGATTCTCTGATAAGGGATCAAGCAACCAAGAAGCCAAAGAAGAAACGAAACATGATATATCGGAAAGAACTAGCACTTGCCCTTTTGCTGTTAACAGCTGCTGCAAGGAGCTTGCTTTCTGCTCAGGGGATTCACTTTTACTTTCTACTATTCCAAGGAGTATCTTTCCTAGTGGTTGGCTTAGACCTGATCGGGGAACAGGTTGATTGA